In one Bacteroidales bacterium genomic region, the following are encoded:
- a CDS encoding ABC transporter ATP-binding protein codes for MIKIKNLNFGYKKNKKLFSELNLELEKGKVYGLLGKNGSGKTSLLKQAAGLLYPNSGDIMLNDETPKKRSPRFLASYYLIPEEFETPGISMKTFIKITAPFYPGFNEDEFYKYLSEFKLETNGKLNNLSYGQKKMVLISFGLAANTPVLMSDEPTNGLDIPSKSMFRKIMASAVSEGKLFIISTHQVKDIEGIIDSVVVLENGKIIFNQSLESVSEKLCFKTIKNIDDENVLYHEKHLNTYEAVVRNTDEEHSRVNMELLFNSIIVENSKVVNEFI; via the coding sequence ATGATAAAAATTAAAAATCTCAATTTCGGATACAAAAAGAACAAAAAACTTTTTTCCGAATTGAATTTAGAACTTGAAAAAGGCAAGGTTTACGGTCTGCTCGGAAAAAACGGATCAGGAAAAACAAGCTTGCTGAAACAAGCGGCGGGCTTGTTATACCCTAATTCCGGAGATATAATGCTCAATGATGAAACTCCCAAGAAAAGGAGCCCTCGATTTTTAGCAAGTTATTATTTGATACCTGAAGAATTTGAAACTCCTGGAATATCAATGAAAACTTTTATAAAGATCACGGCTCCTTTTTATCCCGGTTTTAATGAAGATGAATTCTATAAATATTTATCAGAGTTTAAATTGGAAACAAACGGAAAACTTAACAATTTGTCCTACGGACAAAAAAAAATGGTTTTGATCTCTTTCGGTTTGGCTGCAAACACGCCTGTATTAATGTCTGATGAACCTACAAACGGACTGGATATTCCGTCAAAAAGTATGTTCCGTAAGATAATGGCTTCTGCTGTAAGTGAGGGTAAGTTATTTATCATTTCAACACATCAAGTGAAAGATATTGAAGGTATTATAGATTCTGTAGTGGTTTTAGAAAACGGTAAGATAATATTTAATCAAAGCCTTGAATCTGTTTCTGAAAAATTGTGTTTTAAGACAATAAAGAATATTGATGATGAAAATGTACTGTACCATGAAAAGCACCTGAACACTTATGAAGCGGTTGTTAGAAATACGGATGAAGAACATTCACGTGTAAATATGGAATTGCTGTTCAATTCAATTATTGTTGAAAACAGTAAAGTTGTTAATGAATTTATTTAG
- a CDS encoding GntR family transcriptional regulator: MNFRDDKAIYLQIADYFYENILTDEMHSEDRIPSVRDLAVETEVNPNTVMRTYKHLQDNNIIYNKRGIGYFISDDAFEITHKMKKEEFITEKLPAFFKSMKNLNISISEIENLFRDYLKSTDDKEPGKNNKIS; encoded by the coding sequence ATGAACTTTAGAGACGACAAAGCGATATATCTGCAAATTGCCGATTATTTTTATGAAAATATATTAACTGATGAAATGCATTCTGAAGACAGAATACCGTCAGTAAGAGATTTGGCGGTTGAAACAGAAGTTAATCCTAACACGGTTATGAGAACTTATAAACATTTGCAGGACAATAATATTATTTATAATAAAAGAGGTATCGGATATTTTATATCAGATGATGCTTTTGAAATAACACATAAAATGAAAAAAGAAGAATTTATAACAGAGAAATTACCGGCATTTTTCAAATCAATGAAAAACCTGAATATCAGTATTTCAGAAATTGAAAATTTATTCAGAGATTATTTGAAATCAACTGATGATAAAGAACCCGGCAAAAATAACAAAATTTCTTGA